In a single window of the Necator americanus strain Aroian chromosome X, whole genome shotgun sequence genome:
- a CDS encoding hypothetical protein (NECATOR_CHRX.G21273.T2), whose product MIKDISQKSEKENENIKTLTVGYTSYPKNVCPTTCAVCGDSASGYHYEVPSCNGCKTFFRRTVLAQRKYECKKGGNCFSSLPKDRRCSCRACRFQQCVAVGMNPLAIQLVGNAKDNQLLQEIINKRKYADDQEPCTSKGAKLSSSLFTVEDSLDRLIEGLVYLEIKTEKFRKSAFNPHPLHIPPLEQMLSSSSMLNLADKIGPMPNWPLPNIPVPSTDEIAKFKPGMHPLHYDEPERKNWFFFDIMSSIEWAKAIPVLHKLKRRDQIVLLKAVVLLCFNVTQAYFSYEQKSSMVIHPDGTSPGLLPSLFIKNNPMGEGFFRLITEPLIRNKIDKKEYVLLKALVLCNATVDGLSPEGQRILAAERDRYNSALFSYCMATRGVAEAPAQYAALLSLIDTLHHQAKIQKDFHVLLQISRPPQCIRVNLIEEIME is encoded by the exons ATGATCAAGGATATCTcgcaaaaatcagaaaaagagaatgaaaatatcaaaactCTTACAGTTGGATACACCTCGTATCCCAAGAATGTTTGCCCTACAACCTGTGCAGTTTGCGGCGATTCTGCCTCAGGATATCATTACGAG GTGCCTTCTTGCAATGGttgtaaaacattttttcgacGTACTGTGCTTGCTCAACGCAAATATGAGTGCAAAAAAGGAGGGAACTGTTTCTCCTCTCTCCCTAAAG ATCGACGCTGCAGCTGTCGAGCATGCCGATTCCAGCAATGCGTAGCAGTGGGAATGAATCCTCTGG CTATACAACTAGTCGGAAATGCTAAGGATAATCAATTGTTACAAGAAATAATCAACAAGAGAAAGTACGCGGACGATCAGGAGCCGTGCACATCGAAAGGAGCGAAG CTTTCATCCTCCTTGTTCACGGTCGAAGATTCTTTGGATCGTTTGATAGAAGGACTTGTTTATTTAGAAATCAAGACAGAGAA GTTCCGCAAGTCTGCATTCAATCCACATCCATTGCACATTCCTCCACTCGAACAAATGCTGTCGTCAAGTTCCATGCTGAACCTGGCAGACAAAATTGGA CCGATGCCAAATTGGCCACTACCGAATATTCCCGTACCCAGTACTGATGAAATCGCTAAATTTAAACCTGGAATGCATCCCCTTCATTATGATGAGCCAGAACG gaaaaactGGTTTTTCTTCGACATTATGAGTTCGATTGAATGGGCAAAAGCAATTCCCGTTCTGCATAAATTGAAACGTCGTGATCAG ATCGTCCTTCTGAAAGCAGTTGTTTTATTGTGTTTTAATGTTACGCAAGCATACTTTTCATATGAGCAGAAATCTTCTATGGTGATCCATCCGGATGGTACATCTCCGGGTCTCCTCCCAAGTTTGTTCAT CAAGAACAATCCGATGGGAGAAGGCTTCTTCAGATTGATTACTGAGCCActcatccgaaataaaatagataaaaaggAGTACGTTCTGCTGAAAGCCCTCGTACTTTGCAACGCAA CTGTGGACGGCCTCTCTCCAGAAGGTCAACGAATCCTAGCTGCTGAACGTGATCGCTACAACAGTGCTTTATTCTCCTACTGTATGGCCACAAGAGGTGTAGCAGAGGCCCCAGCACAATACGCGGCATTGCTGTCACTAATCGATACTCTTCATCACCAGGCAAAAATCCAGAAGGACTTCCATGTACTTCTTCAGATAAGTCGTCCACCCCAATGTATACGAGTGAATTTAATAGAggaaataatggaataa
- a CDS encoding hypothetical protein (NECATOR_CHRX.G21274.T1): MQWQLSGILYRIEANVFLSKYSLHLHSNSGRDCNVFSSEIRKCSQNVTRPINKETGPSSITIYDKNGVVVLRWNISTEPEAQAKSGSASHIIPKSQWNRPPIFWRRRKRNANRGLVTTCYCRLNKPR, encoded by the exons ATGCAATGGCAGTTATCCGGTATTCTCTATCGCATCGAAGCAAATGTGTTCCTTTCGAAGTACAGTCTGCATTTGCACA GCAATTCTGGACGGGACTGCAATGTTTTCTCCTCAGAGATTCGAAAATGCTCTCAAAATGTTACAAGACCCATAAATAAA GAAACAGGTCCATCGTCCATAACAATTTATGACAAGAACGGCGTTGTTGTGCTCAGATGGAATATCTCAACAGAGCCAGAAGCACAG GCGAAATCCGGCTCCGCAAGTCACATCATCCCAAAATCCCAATGGAATCGTCCACCTATTTTTTGGAGGAGACGGAAGCGAAACGCTAATCGCGGCTTGGTGACTACCTGCTACTGCAGGTTGAACA AACCGCGCTAG
- a CDS encoding hypothetical protein (NECATOR_CHRX.G21275.T1), with the protein MTNVILLWNCCGYLEGKSSNGARANKKIKDVVKRTKNIRLRAHFFNTTVLPVFTYASEIWILRKQEENVDRVIERSIDERMILGASHLTHGKPGYFTSYLRIAIISCNIILEDDSFLKYRTVLGISEGLRYLNGSDTNPHSPPSVGLGISPPGRSNSPGFDSNSEKPVNRKRTNTASSGGGGEKRTANKICRVCGDKAFSYNFNVITCESCKAFFRRNANKEREIRCPFNEQCEINVVSRRFCQRCRLAKCFDVGMKKEWIMSDEARLEKKQRVEENRERRLADAMARNDVVDDEDTQNDADVAERMRQRVPNHMQDIQLQSETMKADMKSDEIPASVVRPSEDMYNIHMTQEHANVPIVVPPLLEAGSTAVAQSLADVSSTTTAAPTMDVDPATTMSSSGFIPPAVEPSLLVMPQSNAVNSVDPTLMAQAQLAAAAAQVQVQAAINQHQIAAAVAQQVAAHIVNAAPVAAPVPAPIPAPIPTPIAPALNQPPILTPAPATSLLLTPSLNPMASSITNPIANPITPMTDMVTIPREVLVKLIENNPPRVNCTCQCTCGRYPPGCVIVDEVTKDLLAAGNNTASTSTAATTVNTENKDEAKLESAEDFHMNGLLPSDESSVQWLNACAPTVDLRAVVDERPSGRRDSFYLNSGTVDTRINPVPAPTNLNALTPSDHVTVNDVLAANLVYKSYEGCIDPSRPDEFNPHLVNFAEGSIRRFVRMLRRLPCFSLFCIQDQCILIRRSCVPFMVIHGAISYIPNDPRLIGQPLDPRLSEVLPHCIRYYSSFKDELRSNESVILILGLLTVFDAESVGIQNKEGVSRQFSFYSSLLQRFLYSLDGNDGVLSAADYRHLMERLGAVGDVACQALTITRELDTTDVERLLHE; encoded by the exons GGGCGAACAAGAAGAtcaaggatgtagtgaagaggactaagaacatccggctccgtgctcactttttcaacaccaccgttcttcctgttttcacCTACGCTTCGGAAATCTGGATACTTCggaagcaggaggaaaatgtggACAGGGTCATAGAACGGTCAATTGATGAAAGGATGATTCTAGGAGCATCACATCTTACGCATGGGAAACCTGGATATTTC ACTTCTTATTTGCGAATTGCGATTATATCATGTAATATCATTTTGGAAGATGACTCGTTCTTGAAGTATAGAACAGTTCTAG GAATCTCGGAGGGGCTACGGTACCTGAACGGAAGCGACACAAATCCACATTCTCCGCCTTCTGTTGGTCTAGGGATTTCTCCTCCTGGTCGGTCGAATTCTCCAG GATTTGACTCGAACTCAGAGAAGCCAGTGAATCGGAAGCGTACAAACACTGCGTCGAGTGGTGGCGGTGGCGAAAAGAGAACTGCAAATAAG ATTTGTCGCGTTTGCGGGGATAAAGCCTTCAGTTACAACTTTAATGTAATCACTTGCGAATCTTGCAAAGCCTTTTTTCGTCGAAACGCTAATAAG GAAAGAGAAATTCGATGTCCTTTTAATGAACAATGCGAAATCAACGTGGTATCTCGTCGTTTTTGCCAGCGATGTCGATTGGCGAAGTGTTTTGAT GTTggaatgaagaaagaatggaTCATGTCAGACGAGGctcgattagaaaaaaagcagcgtgTTGAAGAAAATCGCGAACGCCGTTTGGCTGATGCTATGGCCCGTAACGATGTAGTTGATGATGAAGACACCCAGAATGATGCAGATGTTGCGGAACGAATGAGACAACGCGTGCCAAATCACATGCAAGACATCCAGCTTCAATCTGAGACCATGAAAGCTGACATGAAATCTGACGAGATCCCCGCATCAGTGGTAAGACCCTCAGAGGATATGTATAACATTCATAT gACCCAAGAACACGCAAATGTACCGATAGTGGTTCCTCCATTGTTGGAAGCTGGATCGACTGCAG TTGCCCAGTCGTTGGCTGACGTGAGTTCAACCACTACCGCAGCTCCTACCATGGATGTTGATCCGGCTACTACAATGAGCAGCAGTGGTTTTATTCCACCAGCTGTAGAGCCAA GTTTACTTGTTATGCCACAAAGTAACGCAGTGAATTCCGTTGATCCGACTCTAATGGCTCAAGCTCAATTAGCTGCCGCCGCTGCTCAAGTTCAGGTCCAAGCAGCTATCAACCAGCACCAA ATAGCTGCTGCTGTTGCTCAACAAGTGGCTGCTCACATCGTAAATGCTGCTCCTGTTGCGGCACCCGTGCCTGCACCTATTCCTGCTCCGATTCCTACTCCAATTGCCCCAGCATTGAATCAA CCACCTATCCTTACTCCTGCTCCAGCTACATCGCTGCTTTTGACTCCATCACTCAATCCAATGGCGAGCTCGATCACCAATCCTATAGCAAATCCCATCACACCAATGACGGATATGGTTACAATTCCTAGAGAg GTCCTCGTGAAACTCATCGAGAACAATCCTCCAAGAGTTAATTGCACTTGTCAGTGTACCTGTGGTCGGTATCCTCCCGGATGCGTGATAGTCGATGAG GTAACGAAAGACCTCTTAGCCGCGGGGAACAATACTGCTTCAACTAGTACTGCCGCTACTACTGTTAATACAGAGAATAAGGATGAAGCAAAGCTGGAAAGCGCCGAGGATTTCCAT ATGAACGGATTGCTACCATCAGATGAATCCAGTGTTCAATGGCTTAATGCTTGTGCACCTACGGTGGATCTTCGCGCTGTCGTG GATGAACGACCCAGTGGTCGAAGGGACTCGTTCTACCTCAACTCGGGAACGGTTGATACAAGGATTAACCCTGTTCCAG CGCCAACAAATTTAAATGCACTCACTCCATCCGACCATGTGACTGTAAATGATGTGTTAGCAGCCAATCTTGTGTACAAATCCTACGAGGGATGTATCGATCC GTCTCGACCTGATGAATTCAATCCTCATCTTGTGAACTTTGCTGAGGGTAGTATTAGACGTTTCGTACGTATGCTCCGGAGATTACCATGTTTCAGCCTATTCTGCATCCAGGATCAGTGCATTTTAATAAGAA GATCATGTGTACCATTCATGGTCATTCATGGTGCAATCTCGTACATTCCAAATGATCCACGTCTGATTGGTCAACCTCTTGATCCTCGATTGTCTGAGGTTTTACCTCACTGTATAAG gtACTATTCGTCGTTCAAGGATGAGCTACGCAGCAACGAAAGTGTCATCTTAATTCTTGGATTGTTGACAGTCTTTGACGCAGAATCAGTTGgaatacaaaacaaagaagGCGTATCGCGACAGTTTTCCTTCTATAGCTCTTTACTTCAACG GTTCTTATACTCTTTGGATGGTAATGATGGTGTACTTTCCGCGGCTGACTACCGACATTTGATGGAACGGTTGGGTGCGGTCGGCGATGTGGCGTGCCAAGCGCTGACAATAACCCGCGAACTGGACACAACAGATGTCGAGCGACTTTTGCATGAATAG
- a CDS encoding hypothetical protein (NECATOR_CHRX.G21275.T2), with protein MSFGISEGLRYLNGSDTNPHSPPSVGLGISPPGRSNSPGFDSNSEKPVNRKRTNTASSGGGGEKRTANKICRVCGDKAFSYNFNVITCESCKAFFRRNANKEREIRCPFNEQCEINVVSRRFCQRCRLAKCFDVGMKKEWIMSDEARLEKKQRVEENRERRLADAMARNDVVDDEDTQNDADVAERMRQRVPNHMQDIQLQSETMKADMKSDEIPASVVRPSEDMYNIHMTQEHANVPIVVPPLLEAGSTAVAQSLADVSSTTTAAPTMDVDPATTMSSSGFIPPAVEPSLLVMPQSNAVNSVDPTLMAQAQLAAAAAQVQVQAAINQHQIAAAVAQQVAAHIVNAAPVAAPVPAPIPAPIPTPIAPALNQPPILTPAPATSLLLTPSLNPMASSITNPIANPITPMTDMVTIPREVLVKLIENNPPRVNCTCQCTCGRYPPGCVIVDEVTKDLLAAGNNTASTSTAATTVNTENKDEAKLESAEDFHMNGLLPSDESSVQWLNACAPTVDLRAVVDERPSGRRDSFYLNSGTVDTRINPVPAPTNLNALTPSDHVTVNDVLAANLVYKSYEGCIDPSRPDEFNPHLVNFAEGSIRRFVRMLRRLPCFSLFCIQDQCILIRRSCVPFMVIHGAISYIPNDPRLIGQPLDPRLSEVLPHCIRYYSSFKDELRSNESVILILGLLTVFDAESVGIQNKEGVSRQFSFYSSLLQRFLYSLDGNDGVLSAADYRHLMERLGAVGDVACQALTITRELDTTDVERLLHE; from the exons ATGAGCTTCG GAATCTCGGAGGGGCTACGGTACCTGAACGGAAGCGACACAAATCCACATTCTCCGCCTTCTGTTGGTCTAGGGATTTCTCCTCCTGGTCGGTCGAATTCTCCAG GATTTGACTCGAACTCAGAGAAGCCAGTGAATCGGAAGCGTACAAACACTGCGTCGAGTGGTGGCGGTGGCGAAAAGAGAACTGCAAATAAG ATTTGTCGCGTTTGCGGGGATAAAGCCTTCAGTTACAACTTTAATGTAATCACTTGCGAATCTTGCAAAGCCTTTTTTCGTCGAAACGCTAATAAG GAAAGAGAAATTCGATGTCCTTTTAATGAACAATGCGAAATCAACGTGGTATCTCGTCGTTTTTGCCAGCGATGTCGATTGGCGAAGTGTTTTGAT GTTggaatgaagaaagaatggaTCATGTCAGACGAGGctcgattagaaaaaaagcagcgtgTTGAAGAAAATCGCGAACGCCGTTTGGCTGATGCTATGGCCCGTAACGATGTAGTTGATGATGAAGACACCCAGAATGATGCAGATGTTGCGGAACGAATGAGACAACGCGTGCCAAATCACATGCAAGACATCCAGCTTCAATCTGAGACCATGAAAGCTGACATGAAATCTGACGAGATCCCCGCATCAGTGGTAAGACCCTCAGAGGATATGTATAACATTCATAT gACCCAAGAACACGCAAATGTACCGATAGTGGTTCCTCCATTGTTGGAAGCTGGATCGACTGCAG TTGCCCAGTCGTTGGCTGACGTGAGTTCAACCACTACCGCAGCTCCTACCATGGATGTTGATCCGGCTACTACAATGAGCAGCAGTGGTTTTATTCCACCAGCTGTAGAGCCAA GTTTACTTGTTATGCCACAAAGTAACGCAGTGAATTCCGTTGATCCGACTCTAATGGCTCAAGCTCAATTAGCTGCCGCCGCTGCTCAAGTTCAGGTCCAAGCAGCTATCAACCAGCACCAA ATAGCTGCTGCTGTTGCTCAACAAGTGGCTGCTCACATCGTAAATGCTGCTCCTGTTGCGGCACCCGTGCCTGCACCTATTCCTGCTCCGATTCCTACTCCAATTGCCCCAGCATTGAATCAA CCACCTATCCTTACTCCTGCTCCAGCTACATCGCTGCTTTTGACTCCATCACTCAATCCAATGGCGAGCTCGATCACCAATCCTATAGCAAATCCCATCACACCAATGACGGATATGGTTACAATTCCTAGAGAg GTCCTCGTGAAACTCATCGAGAACAATCCTCCAAGAGTTAATTGCACTTGTCAGTGTACCTGTGGTCGGTATCCTCCCGGATGCGTGATAGTCGATGAG GTAACGAAAGACCTCTTAGCCGCGGGGAACAATACTGCTTCAACTAGTACTGCCGCTACTACTGTTAATACAGAGAATAAGGATGAAGCAAAGCTGGAAAGCGCCGAGGATTTCCAT ATGAACGGATTGCTACCATCAGATGAATCCAGTGTTCAATGGCTTAATGCTTGTGCACCTACGGTGGATCTTCGCGCTGTCGTG GATGAACGACCCAGTGGTCGAAGGGACTCGTTCTACCTCAACTCGGGAACGGTTGATACAAGGATTAACCCTGTTCCAG CGCCAACAAATTTAAATGCACTCACTCCATCCGACCATGTGACTGTAAATGATGTGTTAGCAGCCAATCTTGTGTACAAATCCTACGAGGGATGTATCGATCC GTCTCGACCTGATGAATTCAATCCTCATCTTGTGAACTTTGCTGAGGGTAGTATTAGACGTTTCGTACGTATGCTCCGGAGATTACCATGTTTCAGCCTATTCTGCATCCAGGATCAGTGCATTTTAATAAGAA GATCATGTGTACCATTCATGGTCATTCATGGTGCAATCTCGTACATTCCAAATGATCCACGTCTGATTGGTCAACCTCTTGATCCTCGATTGTCTGAGGTTTTACCTCACTGTATAAG gtACTATTCGTCGTTCAAGGATGAGCTACGCAGCAACGAAAGTGTCATCTTAATTCTTGGATTGTTGACAGTCTTTGACGCAGAATCAGTTGgaatacaaaacaaagaagGCGTATCGCGACAGTTTTCCTTCTATAGCTCTTTACTTCAACG GTTCTTATACTCTTTGGATGGTAATGATGGTGTACTTTCCGCGGCTGACTACCGACATTTGATGGAACGGTTGGGTGCGGTCGGCGATGTGGCGTGCCAAGCGCTGACAATAACCCGCGAACTGGACACAACAGATGTCGAGCGACTTTTGCATGAATAG